GAGATAGACAAGTCATTTCAAGTGAATTAACCTGGCAAATGAACGCGAGAGTTTTTCCGACACTTCagttttttcattcttttttacgCTATGTTGTTCGAGGGGAGATCAGAGTTTTAGAGTCTTATTAAACAACATTTCCAGGGCACTTCAAACCAAAGTAATTTTGCAGATggatatgaatgacgtcacttTATATGGCACGTAAGGAAAATGTGAGACGTGTTTTTTTCACAGCTTTGTCGTattctgaaagaaaaattaatCGGCCGTTTCAACGTTAATAGCTGTGCTAAACTTCCTTCGATTTTTGTTTACTGTTATAGAAATTGTACGTTGATTTTTAACACCAATGAGGAACGAGATCTTTGTCGTGAGGCATGAGCTCACCACTGCCTGGAAAGTTGCTCCAGATTTTATGACACCATTCGCTAAGCTGGCCTACATGTTGATGAGCTGTTCATATGAACAACCCTGACCTTCTTGTTATAGTTGGAAACGAAAGTGTTATTTAAAAGAATTTTTTTACTTAATCGCACGAAGAATGGCCTTCATGTAACCCTACtactattatttaaaaattttatttaatagtttGGTAGCACTGACACATTAACACGATATTTGAAGAAAGCAAAATTTAATTACGACAATATAGACAGTCAACAGCAGGGGTGAAACAAACGAATACTgcaatagcaataataataataaataaaaacacttgatGGTCACATTGATGGATTTGTTCTCAACATCATATAGACTAATTTGAAGACGTGTGCTATAGTGTTGTGGTCCTTGATGTGCAAGTGCCATTCCTATACGTGCTGTCCGACTCCATATTATCCGGTTGAAATTCATCCACGCTGTATGCACGACTTTTTAGAGCTGTGGCATAGTAATCAATTGGTTCCTCTGTCGCATTCTCCATCCAGCGGAGGCACAAAATCCTTTGAAACGAACGTTTGAAATTGTCCGAAAGAAATCCGTAAAGTATGGGATTAGCACAGCTGTTCGCGTATCCTAAAATGACAGCAAGTTGGCTGATAGTTGCGTTGTGTTGCTCCACGAAAACGTTAACGAGCTGAACGATGTGAAAAGGCATCCAACATATCACAAACACGGTCActaccatcatcaccatcagtGTGATTTTTCTCTCGGACTTCTTGCGCTGCTGCCAGCCCGCCTTCAAGGCAACAACTCTCAACTTCACGATAATGAGAATGTAGCACATGCAGATCGCAATGACGGGGAATAGGAACCCCATCAGAAAGGCGTAGATTACAAACACGGCCATCCACTGGCGCTCCGGCTCCGGCATCTGCATATTACAGGCAACAGAGCCGTCCGAATTTGGCGCTGTAGTGGAAAATATTATAATGGGCAAAATGACTAAAATAGAGAAGACCCATACCCCCAAGTTTACCATCTTTGCAATCGTGGGTCTTCGGTATCTGGCAGCTTTGATGGGATGCACGACAGCAATGTAACGGTCTATGCTGAGCACAGTAAGGCAATAGATACTAGTAAACATATTTATAGCATCAACACTTAGGACAAGGCGGCACAAAAGCGAACCAAACGGCCAGTGATGAAGAAGCGAAGAAGTCACCAAAAAGGGCACACTCAGCATGAGTAACTCATCCGCTATTGCCAAgttcaaaatataaatgttagtAGCCGTCTTCATTTTTGCATACCTGAAAATCACATAAATTACCATGGAGTTTCCACACAGACCGACCAAACATACTACGGTGTAAATGAAGGAGATGAGGATTGCGCTGCCGTGAGAATCGCTGTGTGTTTCGTTTCCAGATGAATTCAAAAGATAAAATCCGTCCTCAAATCCCAGATGCTTAAAGGAGTTGTTTGGCAGCATTTTCTTGTCGATCGTCGACTGTTAGTGAGTAGAAAATCAAACTTTAGGTTATCCGGTTCAGCATTATGAGACTGAGGCGCATTTCTGAACTGAAGGAGCGGCGGAGCTATCCAGAGTACGCATCCCTCCGCTTCAGtttttctctctgcagagcCCTACCCGTTTCAGGACCAAGGCTAGTTACTCTCGGTTAAGCTTCTTGGGCATTAATTGTGGGTCTCAACGTCACACGTACTGAAATGACGTTGACATTGGTTTTTACCGAAACAAAACCGTCTGAAGTACATACTGTTCAACAAGAATAATTGCTCTCTTTTTCATTGGGTTATGTCTTCTTAAATGTTCTCTGTAATAGAATGTGCTCTTCTATGGAATGTTTTAtagttttcatttcacagaacatatttatataatcatTTTCACATATATTTCTATACTTGTAGAGCAATAATAAATAGGAAAATGGCATTCCTGAAAGGCAAGTCTGGAACATGCCTGCAATAAGTCAGTGTTACCTATTCTGCTACACATTAATATCTACAGTAAGCATGATTAGCATGCTGAAGGTCTTTGTTACTCTTGAGCAAAGTAATAAACCCGATTTACCCATAAAAATAATAgaattataaatatacattttgaatcTTTGTTCCAGTTTGTGGTCATTTATTGCAGTAAGTGCAATCTTTGGTGGGGAAAAGTGGGCTGAAACTTTTTTGGAAGCAGTATGCCTTGGGACCTATCAGACAAGGCAGGATTCAATGTTTATTCTGAATTTGCTAACTAGACAGTCATGTCTATGGTGAGTtgcctttcattttcacatatttatacCCTTGGATATGTACTGATGAAATATGGGCAATGCATTTTGCACAAGAGTTCGACACCAGTGAAATGCAGCTTGACCCTAATATAGTAGCTTCTGTTTATTAGTACCTTAACCTCAAGAGTTCACTGCTGCCCCATGCAATAATGGTGTCAAAATATAGAAGATACTTGTTCCCATATAATGACTTAAGAGTGTTTTGGCAGGAGGCTTCCATCAGTCAGCCATTTTCACTGTTACAGGTTCTGTAAAAACCGATAGTGCTACAATGCCATTCTCACGGCAATTTGGTTGTCATATTCTCAAAGTACTCTCAGAGGTGATGTACAGGGAACCGCACTGCACTCATTCTGGCACTTGATATGATTTTATCTTCACTTTGCAGCAATCCAAGCCCTGTAACACCGTAACACCAATCGAGCTGTTGGCCTGACAGTGAATAGGGTAACATCATTGTCTCTATAGCCCCTGATCCAGGGACAGCACAACCCAGCTCGCCTGGTGAAATGCAGGCCAAAACAAAGTGGTTACTGGCACCGCTCTCCTGAATTGACATTGCAGTAATGAGGCCAGTTTATGAATACAAATGTGCGTTCACTCCTGCACTGAGTACTCAAGACCAGCCTTCATTCCTTCATAGATGtgctatgaataaaaaaaaaaaacaatccctaAACTTTATACAAAATGGTCAAACCATCCATGACATCCCAGGATGTTGTAGCAGTAACTGTCGTCTGATTGCTGACCTGTGGGAATCTGTTAAGCCCTCAGATGGTCAAAATGGCAGTTCTGATTTCACAAAGGCTGGCCAATGCCCAATCACTTTTAAAGCCATTCCCATGATCAATGCAGAATCACCCATCAGTTTTGTCAGACGCTGGCACGCATACATCATTTCAAACCTGTGCAGCTGAAGCCTTTGCACTTTTTTGCTGTGCACAGCTGAACCGTGGAGCCACTGCACAGGCGGACTGTGTAACCGACTCTGTTAATGCAGGCAGAGTTGGCCGAGAGTCGAGAGAGTCTTTGTAAATTGATGAGGTAGAAAACTACCCTCTTGgctgaagccccgcccattGACATAGTGATTGGGTGCtttcaaaaatgcaattcaCTGTATTATTATCGactttgcttgtgtgtgtctaatGGATCAATGAATAGTCTACGTTGgggagacatagctcaggaggtaagaccgattgtccggcagtcggagggttgccggttcaaaccccgccctgggcgtgtcgaagtgtccttgagcaagacacctaacccctaactgctc
This window of the Anguilla anguilla isolate fAngAng1 chromosome 1, fAngAng1.pri, whole genome shotgun sequence genome carries:
- the sstr1a gene encoding somatostatin receptor type 1 produces the protein MLPNNSFKHLGFEDGFYLLNSSGNETHSDSHGSAILISFIYTVVCLVGLCGNSMVIYVIFRYAKMKTATNIYILNLAIADELLMLSVPFLVTSSLLHHWPFGSLLCRLVLSVDAINMFTSIYCLTVLSIDRYIAVVHPIKAARYRRPTIAKMVNLGVWVFSILVILPIIIFSTTAPNSDGSVACNMQMPEPERQWMAVFVIYAFLMGFLFPVIAICMCYILIIVKLRVVALKAGWQQRKKSERKITLMVMMVVTVFVICWMPFHIVQLVNVFVEQHNATISQLAVILGYANSCANPILYGFLSDNFKRSFQRILCLRWMENATEEPIDYYATALKSRAYSVDEFQPDNMESDSTYRNGTCTSRTTTL